One Vitis riparia cultivar Riparia Gloire de Montpellier isolate 1030 unplaced genomic scaffold, EGFV_Vit.rip_1.0 scaffold714_pilon_pilon, whole genome shotgun sequence genomic region harbors:
- the LOC117910335 gene encoding receptor-like protein EIX2 isoform X1, whose protein sequence is MCQKMNGRSQLEVLDISINALSGELSDCWMHWPSLTHVRLGSNNLSGKIPNSMGSLVGLKALSLQNNSFYGDIPSSIENCKVLGLINLSDNKFSGIIPRWIFEMTTLIIFNLRSNKFMGKIPPQICQLSSLIVLDLADNSLSGSIPKCLNSISAMTGGPIQYIADDTLQARYDYESYMESIVLDIKGRKAEYEGILPLVRMIDLSSNNLSGSIPIEISSLFELKFLNLSRNHLMGRIPEKIGVMASLESLDLSRNHLSVEIPQSMSNLTFLDYLDLSFKNFSGRIPSSTQLQSFDPLSFFGNPELCGAPLTKNCTLDPTAVEENREFPEIAWFYIGMGSGFIVGFWGVCGALFFKRAWRHAYFQFLYDMRDWAYVGIAIKLKWFHQKLRRYHAG, encoded by the exons ATGTGCCAGAAGATGAATGGAAGAAGTCAATTGGAGGTCCTTGACATATCAATTAATGCTTTATCAGGGGAACTTTCTGATTGTTGGATGCATTGGCCGTCTCTTACTCATGTAAGACTGGGAAGCAACAATCTATCTGGTAAAATTCCTAATTCCATGGGTTCTTTGGTTGGACTTAAAGCATTGAGCTTGCAAAACAATTCCTTCTATGGAGACATACCCTCATCAATAGAGAACTGCAAGGTTTTGGGGCTGATAAATCTAAGTGACAATAAATTTTCGGGGATTATACCCAGGTGGATTTTTGAGATGACAACTCTAATTATTTTCAACTTAAGATCCAATAAATTCATGGGCAAAATTCCTCCACAAATATGCCAACTTTCTTCTCTTATAGTGTTGGATCTTGCTGATAATAGTCTGTCAGGATCAATACCCAAATGCTTGAATAGTATCAGTGCTATGACTGGAGGACCTATCCAGTATATTGCGGATGATACTTTGCAAGCAAGGTATGATTATGAATCTTACATGGAAAGTATTGTTTTAGATATAAAGGGGAGGAAAGCAGAGTACGAAGGGATTCTTCCATTAGTAAGGATGATTGACCTTTCAAGTAACAATTTATCTGGATCAATCCCAATTGAAATCTCAAGTCTTTTTGAACTGAAATTTCTAAACTTATCTCGAAATCATTTAATGGGGAGGATACCAGAGAAAATTGGGGTGATGGCATCATTAGAATCTCTAGATCTCTCGAGAAATCATCTTTCAGTTGAAATTCCTCAGAGCATGAGCAATTTAACATTTCTTGATTACCTGGACCTGTCATTCAAAAACTTTTCTGGGAGAATTCCTTCAAGCACCCAGCTTCAAAGCTTCGATCCACTTTCTTTCTTTGGCAATCCTGAACTGTGTGGTGCCCCTCTTACGAAAAACTGCACTCTAGATCCCACTGCTGTAGAAGAAAACAGAGAATTTCCTGAAATCGCATGGTTTTACATCGGCATGGGATCAGGATTCATTGTGGGGTTTTGGGGAGTTTGTGGAGCTCTCTTTTTCAAGAGAGCATGGAGGCATGCTTATTTCCAGTTTCTTTATGACATGAGAGACTGGGCCTATGTGGGTATAGCAATAAAATTGAAGTGGTTCCACCAAAAGTTGAGAAGATACCATGCTG GATGA